ATAAGAATCACATCAAGGTTGGTAGGATCTTTTGCGTAAAGTACTTTACCAAGCCTGATGCATTCTATAAAATTATTGCTTTTGAAAGCATCTGCTAACTCTTTGAAATCGTCTCCCGATTGGGAAACCAGATCTTTTCTGAAATTTCTTCCGTAGTACAAATGTTCTGCTTCTGTACTGTCTATAGATTTTGGAAGACCCTTATATTTAAAAATAAGTCTGTCGTAATTGTAAACAGATTTGGGATTGGTGAGATTTTTTTCGATGCTTTTCAAATCGAACTTTGTCTTTTGGCTCAAACCAAAAAACGGAAGAATAAGTAGAAAGAATACGATTCTGAAATTCATTAATCTTCTTTTTCTGAGGCTTCGTCTTCGTCATTATCGAAATATTCGAAAAGAAAATCGTTGTAAGGAAATCTTGAAATATGAATTTTCATCACCTCGTCGTACACCAACCTTTTCATTTCAGGGAAATTTTCTTTCGTAAGAGCAGAAATGAAAACTGCAGGATGTTTAGATTTTGCCATCCATGTTTTTTTCCATTCTTCAAGAGAAACGTTTTTGCTTGAGCTAGGCGTAAGATCGTCTTCGTCTTTTTTCTCGTAGCTGAAATCATCAATCTTGTTGAAAACCATAATCATCGGTTTTTGATGCGCGTTGATTTCCATTAAAATCTGATTCACAGATTCGATATGATCCTCAAAGCTTTCGTGCGAAATATCCACCACATGAATCAGAAGATCCGCTTCACGCACCTCATCCAAAGTAGACTTGAAAGATTCTACCAATTGTGTCGGCAATTTTCTGATGAAACCTACGGTATCTGTTAAAAGAAAAGGTAAATTTCCGATAACCACTTTTCTTACCGTTGTATCTAGCGTTGCAAAAAGTTTATTTTCAGCAAAGACATCAGATTTAGAAATAGCATTCATCAATGTTGATTTTCCTACGTTGGTATATCCTACCAAAGCGGCACGAACGACTTTTCCACGATTGTTACGTTGCGTCGCCATTTGTTTGTCAATGACTTTCAGTTTGTCTTTCAGCAAAGATATTCTGTCACGAATAATCCTTCTATCGGTTTCAATCTCTGTTTCACCAGGACCACGCATTCCTATCCCCCTTTTTGCTTATCTAAGTGAGACCACATCTTGCTTAATCTAGGCAGCAAATATTGGTATTGTGCCAATTCAACCTGAGTTCTTGCGTAAGAAGTCTGTGCTCTTTGTGCGAAAATATCAAGAATAAGATTGGTTCTGTCTAGAATTTTTACTTCAATTTCTTTTTCAAGATTTTTAAGCTGAGACGGAGATAATTCATCATCAAAAATAATGGTTCCTATCTCGTTTTCTTTTACATATCCTTTTATTTCCTGTGCTTTTCCGCTTCCTACAAAAGTTTTAGAATCGGGCTGGGTTAATTTCTGAGTAAAACGTCTGTCTACCGTAGCGCCTGCTGTGAAGGCCAAAAACTCCAGCTCGTCCATATATTCCTGCAACTTATCTTCATCCTGATTTTGAGTGACAACGCCCACCAAAATTGCCCTTTCGTAATTATGTTGTTTCTTTTCTAGCATTAAATTCTTTATAATTTATGAGATTTACAAGATAACATTTTTAATTTATAAATGCAACTCAAGTCTTTAAAAACAGGATTTTCCGATGAAATTTTGCATTATTTCTCTGTATAATAAATAGTTATTCACCTTTCACAAGAGCTTCTTCATTTCTGATTTTGGAAATTTATGTTTTAAATCCAAGTTTGATTATACAAATTTGTTTGAACAAAAAAGAAAATTAATCCCAGTCTGCTGCAACAAATTTCATCTGAGTCCCTTTATCATCATAAAGGGTAAGAAAATGACCATTAATTTCATAATGGATCATTTTTTCAAAAACTTTTGTAAACTTATCTTCGATTTCCATATCCTGACAAGCCATCAATGTACTTCCCAATCCGGAAATTTTTACTTTGCTTTTAGATTTAAATTCTAAGGTAAAAAACATTCCGTTGCAGCCCATCATGGCAGTTCCTCTTATTTTCCCATCTTTGACAGGTTCGGTAAGGTTGATTTCTGCTTTATTTTTCACAAGCTGTTCTTTGGTGAAACCATCAAACGAAACCATCATCCATTCTCTTTGGTAGTGCTGATTATTCAACTTTACAGCAGAACAGTTTACAACTAAATTTAGAATAAAAAAGGCAAAAAGAAATGATAAAATGTTTTTCATATCATCCTCCCTCCCATTTTCATACCAATTGCTGACAAATTATCGTAAAAATTAGTAATTTAGCCCCACAAAAATTATTTTATAAAATGAAAAGAATATTTTTACTATTCACTTTCTTATTAGGCTTTGCTCAAATGAGGGCAGACGAAGGAATGTGGCTATTGATGCTTGTCAAAAGACTTAATGGTGTAGACATGCAAAAAGAGGGTCTTCGTTTGACTCCGGAAGAGATTTATTCTGTAAACAATTCTAGCTTAAAAGATGCTATCGTAAGCTTTGGCGGTTTTTGTACAGGAGAAATTGTTTCAGACAAAGGTTTGATTTTTACCAATCACCACTGTGGTTATGGTGCTGTTGCTGCGGCTTCGACTCCTGAAAAAGATTACCTAAAGAATGGTTTCTGGGCAAAAAACGAAAAAGAAGAATTCAATTCTAAAGATCTTTATGTAAGATTCTTGGTAAGAATGGATGATGCTACACAGAGAATCAATTCTAAACTAAACAACGAAATGTCTGCAGCTCAGAGAAAAGCTGTAATTGATGCTGAAACAAAAGCAATTCAGACAGAAAATTCTGAAAATGGAAAATATACTGTTGTTGTAAGAGATTTCTTCAACGGAAACGAATTTTATTACTTTGTTTATCAAGACTATAAAGACATTAGATTGGTAGGTGCACCGCCATCATCAATTGGTAAATTTGGTGGAGATACTGATAACTGGGAATGGCCAAGACATACAGGAGATTTTACAGTATTCAGAGTGTATGCTGATGCTGCAGGGAATCCGGCAGAATTTAAGCCTACCAATGTTCCATTAAAACCTAAACATTTCTTACCTGTTTCTCTAAAAGGAATTAAGCCAGGAG
Above is a genomic segment from Chryseobacterium mulctrae containing:
- a CDS encoding DUF4919 domain-containing protein, which produces MNFRIVFFLLILPFFGLSQKTKFDLKSIEKNLTNPKSVYNYDRLIFKYKGLPKSIDSTEAEHLYYGRNFRKDLVSQSGDDFKELADAFKSNNFIECIRLGKVLYAKDPTNLDVILILLRAYDQTKDIGNFSHHIAQLRLLTDAIKNSGDGKSEKTAYKVNNVGDEYIFLNVMNVGQGYTRASKTLKDGIVDVWEKEDIKIYIKVLYLDFNF
- a CDS encoding META domain-containing protein, coding for MKNILSFLFAFFILNLVVNCSAVKLNNQHYQREWMMVSFDGFTKEQLVKNKAEINLTEPVKDGKIRGTAMMGCNGMFFTLEFKSKSKVKISGLGSTLMACQDMEIEDKFTKVFEKMIHYEINGHFLTLYDDKGTQMKFVAADWD